A single Desulfatibacillum aliphaticivorans DSM 15576 DNA region contains:
- a CDS encoding sulfotransferase domain-containing protein, translating into MIYLHVGLGRTGTTYAQNLIFPAFTNILYFNKFIPLKVYSATGDPKCADLVRRAVEQGGMDKVLFSDEGLISHAPLSQVSNLAALFPEAGIIVSFRNQLDHIASMYQYRRTLNLNKGKSVPTLQEFVAQNRYDLIQKHMYHHLYQLLKEHFQEVHVLFFEEFVWNNLEPFKQSMREVLQEKVEDVITDSRFINSGSAPAKSMKAPWRRFPNYLVNNLRTRWGSRKEDGASVKQGLLKAFEIGGSNIFDSFGIQNQKLESDLGRRLPAQYSFVH; encoded by the coding sequence ATGATCTATCTTCATGTCGGCCTGGGCAGGACCGGAACAACTTACGCCCAAAACCTTATTTTTCCCGCTTTTACGAACATCTTGTACTTTAACAAGTTCATCCCCCTGAAAGTTTACTCGGCCACGGGAGACCCCAAATGCGCAGATTTGGTGCGGCGGGCGGTGGAGCAGGGGGGGATGGATAAAGTCCTGTTTTCGGACGAAGGCCTGATCAGCCACGCGCCCCTTTCCCAGGTCAGTAATTTGGCGGCGCTCTTTCCGGAGGCCGGGATTATCGTCTCTTTCCGCAATCAATTGGACCACATCGCCTCCATGTACCAGTATAGGAGGACCCTGAATCTGAATAAAGGAAAGTCCGTTCCCACGCTTCAGGAATTTGTGGCGCAAAATCGGTACGATCTGATTCAAAAGCACATGTACCATCATCTCTATCAATTGCTTAAGGAGCATTTTCAGGAGGTTCACGTCCTGTTTTTTGAGGAGTTCGTATGGAACAACCTGGAGCCTTTTAAGCAATCCATGCGGGAAGTGCTGCAAGAGAAGGTTGAAGATGTAATTACGGATTCAAGATTCATCAACAGCGGATCGGCGCCTGCAAAGTCCATGAAGGCGCCTTGGCGGCGTTTTCCGAATTATCTGGTCAATAATCTGCGCACCCGGTGGGGGAGCCGAAAAGAGGACGGCGCCTCAGTGAAACAGGGTCTTCTTAAGGCTTTTGAAATCGGAGGCTCCAATATTTTCGATAGTTTTGGAATCCAAAACCAAAAGCTCGAGTCCGACCTGGGGCGCCGCCTGCCCGCGCAGTACAGTTTTGTGCATTAG
- a CDS encoding response regulator: protein MIFAPVPEAFRLLIIDDNSDIHNDFRTILTEEEETNSFLDAMEMELFGQAPADSCHKNKYELDFALQGKEGLSKVQASLLEGNPYAVAFVDMRMPPGWDGLETIERIWQVDPHIQIVICSAYSDYSWQEIIGRLGRTDSLLILKKPFDAAEVAQLASALSEKWKLAKQASLKMVQLEGMAQERTQELAYANEALQHEMKERKSAEAALRHAQKMEAIGTLAGGIAHDFNNILFGAMGFAEIALGDAEPGTRIHKSLDQIINAHKRAARLVDQILSFSRQIEHEPQVIHIHPVIKEALSLLRSTIPSTVEIRKEIDVRCGAVMADPTKIYQVIMNLCTNASQAMEDAVGVLEVTLKEVDVLEHEAAFMQVPAGKYARLTVKDNGMGMDQETQNRVFEPYFTTKLDGHGNGLGLATTYGIVKYHNGAIQVDSRQGQGTTFSVFFPIVKEQARVNLDDLVVAAPASGDKHILVVDDEKPIILMEEATLVQWGYEVTSTTDSQEALRLFMENPHTYDAVVTDQTMPKLTGIDLAREMLKVRPDLPIILVTGYSAAVTRQKAPDLGLAAYLEKPVETMVLAQAVDQAISSRNAMQTGAAA, encoded by the coding sequence ATGATTTTTGCTCCAGTTCCTGAGGCCTTTCGTCTGCTGATAATCGATGACAACTCGGACATTCACAACGACTTTCGAACCATATTGACGGAAGAAGAAGAAACAAACTCCTTCCTGGACGCCATGGAAATGGAATTGTTCGGCCAGGCCCCGGCGGATTCCTGCCACAAAAACAAATACGAACTGGATTTCGCCCTTCAGGGAAAAGAAGGTCTATCCAAGGTGCAGGCGTCCCTCTTGGAGGGAAACCCTTACGCAGTGGCGTTTGTTGACATGCGTATGCCGCCGGGTTGGGACGGTCTGGAGACCATTGAGCGCATCTGGCAGGTTGATCCCCATATCCAGATAGTCATTTGTTCGGCGTATTCCGACTACTCCTGGCAGGAAATTATTGGACGCCTTGGCCGCACGGACAGCCTGTTAATCCTGAAAAAGCCTTTTGACGCGGCTGAGGTGGCCCAGCTGGCATCTGCATTGTCGGAAAAATGGAAGCTGGCCAAACAAGCCTCCCTTAAAATGGTGCAATTGGAGGGAATGGCTCAGGAAAGAACGCAGGAGCTGGCTTATGCCAATGAAGCCTTGCAGCACGAAATGAAAGAGCGTAAAAGCGCTGAAGCCGCCCTGCGCCACGCCCAGAAAATGGAAGCCATCGGAACCCTGGCCGGAGGCATCGCGCACGACTTCAACAACATCCTGTTCGGCGCCATGGGGTTTGCTGAAATCGCCCTGGGGGACGCTGAGCCGGGAACCCGCATTCATAAAAGCCTGGACCAGATTATCAACGCCCATAAAAGAGCGGCCAGGCTTGTGGATCAAATCCTGTCGTTCAGCCGCCAGATTGAACATGAGCCTCAGGTCATACACATTCACCCGGTCATCAAAGAGGCCCTAAGCCTGTTACGAAGCACCATCCCCTCGACCGTTGAAATCCGCAAGGAGATCGATGTTCGGTGCGGCGCCGTTATGGCGGATCCAACCAAAATCTATCAGGTCATCATGAACCTGTGCACCAACGCCTCCCAGGCCATGGAGGATGCTGTGGGCGTCCTGGAAGTCACGTTAAAGGAAGTTGACGTGCTTGAACATGAGGCGGCTTTCATGCAAGTCCCAGCCGGAAAATACGCCCGCCTGACGGTAAAGGACAACGGCATGGGTATGGACCAGGAGACGCAAAACCGGGTCTTTGAGCCCTATTTCACCACCAAACTGGACGGCCATGGAAACGGTTTGGGCCTTGCAACCACCTACGGCATCGTCAAATACCATAATGGGGCGATTCAGGTAGACAGCAGGCAGGGCCAAGGCACGACTTTCAGTGTTTTCTTCCCCATCGTAAAGGAGCAGGCCAGGGTCAACCTGGACGACTTGGTGGTTGCCGCGCCCGCTTCCGGCGACAAGCACATCCTGGTGGTTGACGATGAAAAGCCCATTATCCTGATGGAGGAAGCTACTCTGGTTCAGTGGGGCTACGAGGTAACGTCAACAACGGACAGCCAGGAGGCGTTACGGCTGTTTATGGAAAACCCCCATACTTACGACGCCGTTGTGACGGATCAGACCATGCCCAAATTGACCGGCATTGATCTGGCCAGGGAAATGCTCAAAGTCAGACCCGACCTTCCCATCATATTGGTGACAGGCTATTCCGCCGCCGTCACACGCCAAAAAGCCCCGGATCTGGGGCTGGCCGCTTACCTGGAAAAGCCGGTGGAGACTATGGTTTTGGCGCAAGCCGTGGATCAAGCCATATCAAGCCGAAACGCCATGCAAACCGGGGCTGCGGCCTGA
- a CDS encoding glycosyltransferase family 9 protein, giving the protein MNVLAIIQGALGDGVMALWGLQAVVEHTGCSLTLFCAPGLGALAKELGLAQAAFPVQSPEIASLYGPAPSPWVREQIQARDRVLVFSFSQDLFSAVQSLSNKAYSVPPRPQPGERVHVLDRMVERLQKAGLVDPKAGTSYSHRLHAFDLYARTKRPADAPVLLHPGSGSSRKNWPLKSFGSLFDALKEKGIPGKLVLGPDDHGLERGLEAWTSNPEVLRPQSLLEFKDLLTASRAYAGNDSGATHVAAMLGMPTAALFGPSDPVRWRPVGPRVQVFRGECESAPCFETKEKNCRDGKCLDSIAPGEILEFLELAP; this is encoded by the coding sequence ATGAACGTTCTCGCCATTATCCAGGGAGCTTTGGGAGACGGCGTCATGGCCCTGTGGGGGCTGCAGGCCGTTGTTGAGCATACCGGATGCTCGCTGACCCTGTTTTGCGCTCCCGGCCTGGGGGCGCTGGCCAAGGAACTGGGCCTGGCCCAAGCCGCCTTTCCCGTGCAGTCGCCCGAAATTGCTTCGTTATACGGACCCGCTCCCTCCCCTTGGGTGAGGGAGCAGATTCAAGCCCGCGACAGGGTGCTCGTCTTTTCCTTTTCCCAGGACCTTTTCAGCGCCGTCCAATCCCTCTCAAACAAAGCGTATTCCGTTCCGCCCCGGCCCCAACCCGGCGAGCGGGTTCACGTCCTCGACCGCATGGTGGAGCGCTTGCAAAAAGCCGGATTGGTTGATCCCAAAGCAGGAACCAGCTATTCCCATAGGCTCCATGCTTTTGATTTATACGCCAGAACCAAAAGGCCGGCCGATGCGCCGGTCCTTTTGCATCCGGGATCTGGCAGTTCTCGAAAAAATTGGCCTTTGAAATCCTTTGGGAGTCTTTTTGACGCGCTGAAGGAAAAAGGAATTCCAGGTAAACTGGTCTTAGGCCCGGACGACCACGGCTTGGAGCGGGGGCTTGAGGCCTGGACAAGCAATCCGGAAGTTCTCCGGCCCCAATCTTTGCTGGAGTTCAAGGACCTCTTGACGGCGTCCAGGGCTTATGCGGGCAATGATTCGGGAGCCACCCACGTTGCAGCCATGCTGGGCATGCCCACCGCAGCCTTGTTCGGCCCCTCGGACCCGGTTCGATGGCGGCCCGTTGGCCCCCGGGTTCAGGTTTTCAGGGGGGAGTGCGAAAGCGCTCCTTGCTTTGAAACCAAGGAAAAAAACTGCCGGGACGGGAAATGCCTGGACAGCATTGCTCCCGGGGAGATCCTGGAATTTTTGGAGTTGGCGCCCTAA